AGTTTGCCACCGGGGTCAAGCAGCAGGCAGAGATTAAGAGAGCTAAGTTGGGAGTGGTGGAAAAGGCGAATGCTTTGCGCACGGCGAGTCCCCTTCCCTCTGGAAGGAAGGTGTCCATTGGAAACCCGATTAAAACTTTTGTCCAAGGAATTGAGCTGGGGGCCAAGGCTCTGAGGAAGAGCTGGGATGGGAATATGGAAGTGAAAAGTAGAGAGAGTTCCAAACTGAGGGCCACCAAACATGATCTGAAGCCTGACGTACGGAGTTCTGTAAGTTCTATCATTCTTTACAAAGATTTTCAATAGAATTGGAGTTGGATCAATTTACTCATCCTTTCAAATGCTTCTGAGGCAAACAATGCAAgcagttagaaacaaaaaatagccAAGAAAGCCAGTTTTGCCCCTATCTATAATTATCATCTATGTGTGGGTAatccattttttcattttgatatgaTTTCCGACTATGTGTGGGTAATCCATTTTTTCTGAATTTCTCCGATGGTTTTGTTGCCTTCTTTCGCTTTCTTTTTCCATCCTTTGCACTTCTTGTCAAACGACTATAATTATCAtcgtccatatatatatatatatttgccagACTCCTAGATTAAGCACGTCATCAAGGATAAGTACATCATCAAGAATAAGCACATCAAGCGACAGATTACCGCCTAAAGAGGAGAATACGGTCCAGTCATCTGCTAGGTTATCTAAAGGAGAGGTTAGGGTTCAAATGTCTCCAAAAAAGGTTTCTGCGACTTTGGGGGTTCAAGAAAAAGTAAGCAAGCAAACTTCTGCTGGAAAGAAGTCATCAGAAGTTTCCAGTAATGGACTGCCAGGAAACATGGTTAAGGTTTCCCTAACTGGTAGAAGATTGATGGATGGAAGTGCTTCATGGGCTTCACTCCCTTCTTGTCTTGCAAAGCTCGGAAAGGTATAAACTTCCTGCCTTTTTGTAGATATCTATTACATATATAGCTCAAGCTATTGTATATGAAATGATCCTCTGATATAGCAATATTTTACTTCATTACTGGAATGGGTCTTGATGGTCAAAAGTTTTCTAAATCCATCtgcaagtgaaaaagaaagttgcCCCCGAGTGTTTATGTTTGCTGTCCCACGGATCAGATATTTCATTCACCCtgtacattatattataaattccTACTTAAATGATACCCATTTTGGAACATAAGTTCTACGACTTCACAATTTCTGTCTCTTATCCTATTCTTCCACATTCATTATGACAGGAAGTTATGAAGAACAGAGATGCTGCACAGCTGGCAGCAATAGAGGCTATACAAGAGGCTTCTGCTGCAGAGAACTTACTTCAATGTCTGAGGTACACATACTTAAAGTACTATTTAGTATCATATGCTAGATTAAACATTACTGACATTACCCTGTAGGCATCagcatgtaaattttgttttctgAATATCTTGAACTTATAGGACATATCAATTGTAGTGTGAGAGTTAATTGTAGTCCATCATGTCACAGATTACTTCAGTTCCTCTTTGGGTAGTAATAGGAGTTGATCGGCTAGTATATATGAAATTGTCAATGCTGTTGGGGTAATAATTGTTATACAGAGCTGTACATTGTGAAAAATGGTGTTGACTCTGCTTGATCCAAATGCTTTAGTGTTTGCATTGAAAAACATAGGCTTAAAAGTGAGAGTTAGCAGAGAAATTGGTGGTTTTGGTGGAACTATGAATATAGTAGTGCATTAACATTTTGTTGTACTGTATGTGATGGCAGAAAGATTACTATATTTTGGTAGAGTGAAAGTGACATCTACCAACCTAGGAAAGTAGGCACAAACATGAGTTTCTAGCAGCCCAAAACTGAGCAACTTGAGATGGCTTaattagggtaggtttgggtaatgagatgagatgagaaattctcaaaacttctcacaatttccttcccaaacatcactcaaacacaaaacactttaatttcaaatcttcaactttttcatctaatcattacctaattattacaacttttacaaacttcaaaacaaaaccaaaaaagcaatacaactttttcaaacttcaaaacaaaaattaaattaaaaaaaatatattcaaacaatttttttaactttataatattttattcaactttttctctcttttcccaaaacccaataaaccatctttaactcaaatcatttcactgctattcacaaaattctaagatactccaagtgtccaaacgagCCTAGGCTTGCAATTATATACGGATGATATTGCCATTGTGCAGTACAGTAGCAAAATTATTTGAGAAGCTTTCTTAGCCCATATTTAAGACAAGtattataaaaagttttttcaTAAGATAAAGTTAATAATCAAGAAAGAGAAACATTTCTTGTAAGTTTAAAGGAGGCACCCATCTGCCATAAgagagggtttattaataaaattgctCTTTCTTTCCTCCTAAAAGGGGAAACAGACATTATCAAGGTACCCTAGGGAGTATACTTCAAATACACCTAATGAGGGAGGGAAAAGAGGTAAAAAATGTCTGGAAACTAAAGATAGGAAGACAAAGGCGGGCTGCCATCTGGAAAATATAAATCCTCGAGTTTTTCCACAGTTCTTGAGTTATCTTCAAAACTTCGATAATTTGTTTCCCTGCTAAGCAAATTAAGATCATTTTTCATGATGCTTCCATGGGAGGACTCTCAAACCGCCCTTTCCAATATGCTAACAGATCCACCACCTGTTTAGGCACCACTCTTTTTAGCCCAAATAGTTTAAGCACAGCTTGCCACAAAGAGGTGGCTACCTCACAGTGAAATAAGAGGTGATCCATTGATTCTCCATCCCACTTGTGCATACAACACCATTCAATGTAACATCTCTTCCTAGAATTGTCCAGGGTAAGGATCTTCCCCAATTCAGCCGTCCAGACAGTCTTGACAAAAAATTGCTGATCTTCAGGGAGTCTTATTCCTCATAATGGTCTTCCATGGAATAAAGATGTTCTTCTATGGGACTAACGCATAAAGGAATGACTTAAATTCAAACACCCTTGGCTTGGATATGCTCCAACATAACTTGTCTGCACTAGCTTGTCTCTTTCTGAACGCATAAAGCTAAGCATGAAAAGAGGTATAGCAATCTACCCCCAATCATGTGCTGCGCGTGTAAACCCTACTTCCAATTGAGGAGAGCCATTAAGTGAATGCTTGAATGTAAAAATGTTAGGAAGTTTTTGATGAATAGTGAAGAAATcaagttgaaaaaattgagagccattaagatgaaagttgtgggtcccacccaaaatatgtttaaatgatgaaacatttattatttaaataaaaaattaaaaaagcagaaaaaaggaaagacgGTGGCCACCCCTTGGGTGGCCCAGACAAGCTGCCCATGCTGGTCCCGTGGTGGCCCAACCACCAAACCACCACCGGGTGGCCATGCAGTGGCCAGATtcaattttatttgaagttatGCATTTTAATGGAAgaaaggataaatttttgagtGAGGTGTTTTTGAGAGTTTTGTATGTTTGGGAAAAAATTGAACAATAGATGGAAAATATCTCTTGCCAAACATGGCCTAAAAGCTGTATTCTACCACTGATGCCTCCTTGATCCTAGCCAGGTTGAAGAGGTCTGGGAAAGCTTCTTTGTGGGGCTGATATTTGCACCATACATCAACTTAGAACATTGTCCAAGAACCATTACCCATCTGAAATCTATTTTCAATCTTGATACTGCTTCAAAAAAAAGGAACATGCAGCACAAAGAGAATAGGTGTTCGAGGTGTGCCTCACTAAATTTCAGTGTATCATCCGTAAACAAGTGTGATATAAGAACATATCTAGCAAACAACAATATAAACTGGAATTGGATGGTAAAAAACTAAGTGGGCATTTGGAGTTTTTTTATCTCTAGCAAATTGAAGTCTAGACTCAGACACAAACCTCCCTGTCTCAAGCAAGGCAGGTCTTTTGGAGGCCTTGTGCATGGCTTCTTCCAAAGTTGGGAGGTTTTCTTGCATATGAAGTGATTGAATACTGTTTTTAACCCTCTAAGATCCAATAATGTCTTGACTTTCTTCTCTTATGTTGTGATTTAATCTTTGTGCTCTTGAACTCACTTGTTGCATTGTAATACATCATCCATCTATGTGATACCTCGAACTTAGAATACATAAttaagaaaacttacaaaaacaATTAAGGTCATACAGCACCACTCGGCATTGGACCTTATAAGAATCCAAACTTGAAGTAAACAAAAATCGACAATGGCACCCTGGCAGGGACACAAACACTTGACCTAGAACAAGCCACGTCTCTTAAACGACATAAGACACGTAATTGTTGAATGATGATCAAATCTTCTGTGCGTGTAAAGCACAATAAGGCACGGTATGGCACAGGTGATGGTCAAATGTCAGGCACTGACAACCAAACATTGCCTTGTACCATCTGGATATTTACAAGCTAGAATGACATGTTGCATACCATGTTAAACAAAATGGTGTAGCATTCTATGCATGACAGACACTGACCTTCTGAATGTTAACGTTCAGCACCCAGACACCGTCACTTCAGCATAACCCTCTGCCGCAAGTTAGGCCTGACACGTTCAAGCATCATGATATACTATCTAGACATTATATGAGCCCCAAGGCTGATTCACCCCATACTCTCGTTCAAAAATTCTCTTGGACTGCCattatgagttttgttttaagtgaAAAGTAATCTTATTGATAGAAGTGAAAATAGgcgtagcccaagtacataggacgtatataagaagagaaaacacctaatcAAGAACTAGAAATAggtacaagaaaatcatgaaagctGAGTCTGTTAAAATCTATAGCAATTGCCCATGACATCATTATGAGTTTTGTGCAAAATTTTTAATTCCTGTACTAGTGACCTTTCTGGTTAGGTATCagaatatttcggtaccggtaaacccctttttctttttggtgtaTGGTTCATACTGcatataataacaataattccTCATTATCTATcaacttacaaaaaaagaaaaaacgcaCCATTAAATATAGGAaattcatatttcataaaatttaatttgtcatTTGTAAAACAAGTAAACAACAAATAAAGTCTTCTATGATACTTCCCAAGTTAAGTCTTAAATATGTATGATGTCATGCTATTCAGATCACATTTGGTAGTAGTTGATTGTTCACTTTAAAGTTCTTGGTCAAGAATAAAAAAGCATGGCCTCATAGACTTCATTAAACACCATCTCTCCATAATTATACTACCATAGTTTTAGTTTTGGGCTATTCATTGAATACCCTTCTTCTAATCAAAATGgtaatttaaacaaattgagtCCTAATTGCCTAAAAAGCTGCATGAAGTTTCAAAACATTTGCCCTGATTTCTGTCAGAAAAAAAGTGTCTTGATTTAAGTGACAAATGAGTAAAACATTGGAAACATAtctttacttttgttaaaaaaaaaaattttaattgtatttcTTGTGTGGTCAATGAGACATGTGAAGACAACTTTTTGACTTCAACCCGCATTTCATTAAATTCGAGCTCCATTTACAAATGTTGCTCTGTGCCTTCCACAAAATCATCTCTTCCACAAAATCATGTTCGTCACCGAGTGAAAATCTCAGCAGAAATTTTCAGAATTCGAACAGAATGGTTAGAACAGTTTGGAATAGTCGGAAATTTAGAGCAGTGGTACGAatgacccaaaaaaaatttaaaacataagttTTGAGTGTTCCTTGCGAGTCTGTGTATAAAGAAAAGTTGTAACACTTGTGGTGGTTGTTGAAGGAGCATTGGAAAAAGATGGGAGCGCCATCTTCacaaaaaggaaattaatatatatatatatatctttgtttAACagtttttcacaaaaaaaattatctttaccCCCCTGATTAACTACAAGGGTGAGTAAACTCTTGCAAACTGACCATTTTTCTTGAGTATGATCTTAGATTAGGTTTAATgcttaaaatattatcatttcatCATGCTCATAGTCACATTTTCATTATAAAACACAATTTTGTTCTAATATGCAAGGCCAATGTAGAAATATGATGTTTTTACATGAAAGTGAGTGGCCCTAGGACTCAGAATGTAGTCAAAATGGAGTTTTGGTTGGATTTTGAACCCAAAACATGTCAAACCTGAGACTTGGAAGAAGTATGAACGGTCTTCGAATAAGTAATGTAGAAATTGGATAGttactgtaacgccccaatggaagacccaaaccacatggcctatactccaaaaggactagtcaatgatacaattggagtcccattggaatcttataaagagcaagaacttctcattcccaagcaatgtggaatctcatacaccacctacccttatccatatcatatggagtatcatAATCCACCcctcttaaattcccgacgtcctcgtcgggcctgtccattgtaggtggcacggctcaagtcccacatttctggttgggaatatgctttgataccatttgtaacgctccaatggaagacccaaaccacatggcttatactccaaaaggactagtcaatgatacaattggagtctcattggaaccttataaagagcaagaacttctcattcccaaacaatgtgggatcccatacaccacctacccttatccatatcatatgagggTATCACAGTTACCCTTTTTGAAGTCGTCTGTCCGAATGAGAATAGTTAAATATTAGACAAAACACCTTGGATGGAGCACTGTTTAGACTTGGTCAAATGACCCAACTCCAAAATGAACAATAACACTGTTTTGAGGAGAAAAGACCAGTTGAAAGGTAGTGTAGGATTCAGATCATTCTTTTAGCTTTGAATATGTTAATCAAGTATTACCTTTTGCAGATGAGGTATGATTTGAAGGGAATACTTTTGAAGGAGATAGGAGAATTGCAAGTGTAAACATACCGACCTACTAGTTACAAACTAGTTTTAGATAACATgcttttatatagtaattatgcATTTTTACATTCGGTTACCAAccttgttaattttatttatgatcatgACTTATGCAAGAAAATACCAAATACCTCTATGAAACATGCTTTCAAACATGCATTAAGTATgataattgtaacaccccgctccccaATAAAGTCCtttttagaataaaatcaataaagtctcatgtgcttataaaaaataacttattaaactaGAAATCATAAAACCGAGCATAACATAAATTGTCTAGGCCACTGTGACGCCTCCTTGGACTAAGTCCCGTCCTGTagctctaccttcataaatattctgacctggggtggtttaaaaacataaaacaactaaaatgTGTCAATGATTCAGTAAGAAAcccatcataacgtaaacatacttaacataaggttttataaaatatttcatgctgagaattaaaatcatgactttatAAATATGCTGATGATATGCATGACTTATCTATATGAATTAACTGACTTATCAATcagtaatgattttaaattgaaataaactgCTAATAGcagatctttaaattctaaaaggagtataactcgttcaataaatattaaatgagatTATCTTAGTTGTTGAGTCTAATATTAAATGAAGTACGCTGGGCAAAAACTCAGAGGCTAAGTGGCGTAATACGCTCTGCAACCAACCTGAACATGTGTTACATGCTACTGTCAGTATGATATTTGGCATGCATATTTGCCAGGATGTTTTAAATTATCTTGTCTTCTTAAATTGTTATGttgaaaatataacttttacaaagaGGGCTTATAATCACTTTGATTGGTCAGTTGGTATTGACATACTAAGTTGTGGACTCATCTTTGCACCTTTAAATCGTGGTAGTTTTGCAAATGAGGTGGGCGAAGCtgtaagagaagaagaagacctATTTTGGTTGATAGATTTTTAACCTTAAGGCTGATAGTCTGGCCTTGATTATATTAAGACTGGATTCTATGCCCATGGTCGCATTTGCatcaaactctatttattaatgaagtattttagTTCTGGTGTTATCTATAGTTTATGTAATGTttctcaaatgaaaaaaaatttataattttccgCAGCAACAATTACTCCAAAGGACTTATGGTTACACAATTAAATAACGGTAATTGTACGGTCATGCCAGCCAGGCGTTGCAATCAATGTGCTTAACTTCCCATGATAACTCAATGACTGatgtttttagataattttattctaaggAATCTAGGGCATGGAAAAGCTAGAATTGGAAGGGATGCTTAGAATTTGAAGTTCTTTGGCATCACCTGAATGGGAAGGACTCACTTTTCTCAACCTCTTCGATCTTGATTCCAGTTAAGAGCAGTATGTTCATATAATAGAGTCGTAGAAAAAGATTATCTTTGGTTATACGGGTGAAAATAcaagatagaagaagaaatgatcaaAAGTTCAGGTGAAGTAAATGTAGCTCTGGTTGAATGGAAGATTGTACAAAAGAATCGATGGCTTGATCTTGTCAGGTGAAAACTTATTGCTATACAATTACAGGGTTCTTTGTATGAAGTGAATAGCACTACAAGGGGTTAAGAATGTGGGTCAAGACAGGGAAAAGGCATGACTAATGAAAAAATCAAGGATATCATTCACACGAAACATATTTGTATGAGTGAGTGCATTCACATGAAAACATGGAGTTGGTGCAGCCATATTAATCAGGCGATAGAGCTTTTTCTTATATGGATAGGGGTGATAAATGGTCGGTCtggaccgaatggaccgaccgtTTCTGTCCGGATTGGACCGGATCGAGACAGagaccggtcggtctcggtccacgttttagaggaccgaaaagtttcggtccggtccacagtctagggtttttggggaccggacaggaccggaccgaatgaaaaataaaaataaaaaaatattttatatatattatttatataataattgtacaactaacaatataaaattttaaatatgttattaacacttattaatattctatgaattaactaatatataatatcaattagttaattatatagtaattatataaattaataatgtaattttcatctaatttattatcattgaccatataaaatatttttttattgagtttgttgcataatccacattaacaagtcacttagtttaatttagtattttaaataaattttttttattaattgatttaaaaaaagaacaaaagaaaaaaaaaattaggccgaACTGAATGGACctaccggaccgatagctactgGTCCAGtttggaaaaatgatggaccgaacaCCCATAGGGACCGGACGGACCGACCGATTTGCACCCCTATATATGGAGCTAACTAGACTGGTTTTGAAAATCAAGGATAGCATTCACATGAAACATGGAGTTGGTGCCACCATTTTGAGGAATTGGGTGGTAGAGCCTTTTCTCATGTGGCTACAATGTACAAATGACAGGTCTGCAAAGCAGAAATCCCTATTATTGCGAGTGGTTGGATATAAAAGAAGTATTGGAATGGTTTGAGGAATATCTGAATTTCAACCATCCTGGCATTTCCTCTCCCATAGTAGGAGCAAAGGTAGATATCTTTGCTCTGGAAGCCTCAGTAAACTTGGGAATCTGACGGATTGATCCTTTAAGAAGGGAGAACCTTTAAGATCCCATAGAATAGTGTAAGGGCTCAAGTAGAGGGGTGGACCAGCCTCAAACAGATTGATCCTTTCCTCTTTAGTGTGCTAATTTTGGGGCTTTGTTCATCTTGGGATACTACTCAATATTCAGCTTACCTTGTTCTGTAGATAAATATCAGTTTTCTACACATGATGGAAATGTTGGGACTCTGATAATTAGGCAAAATGAATTGTGCTTTTATTTGTAGCTGAAATTCAATCCTACGCACCTGTCAccttttatattcattttttggAAGGGTATTCGTATGTTTACATTTTTCGTTATCATACAACATCTGTAAACTGCttgcaaatatattatttatatttcttctgACATAATGTTTCTCTGCAGCATATATTCTGAGTTAAGTACCTCTGCTAAGGAAGATAACCCTCAGCCTTCAGTTGAACAGTTCTTGACTCTTCATGCAAGCTTAAATAATGCTTGCATGGTTGCTGATTCCCTATCAAAATTTCGTTCTGGGGGTGCATCCCCAGATCATGAAGAAAACCTGTCAGAAGAAGCACTAAAGTTGATATCCAACAGGCGAAAACATGCAGCTTCATGGGTCCAAGCTGCATTGGCAACCAATCTGTCACTCTTTTCAGTTTTTAGCAAAGACCCTACCTTGACTCGAGATGCAGCTCCAACTCCCACTCAAAGTCAAAAGGCCATTCCAGTAAATCAACCAGTATTAGTACTAGAAAATTCTACCAAGAATACCTCAGCAAAAAGCCAAGGCAAAGCCCGCCAAGCCATCGGTTCTAAGTTTGCCCAAGGAACTCCTCGCCGGCTAGGGGATGTGTCATCCATGAGCCAGAAGCCGCAGGCCCAACCTCCACCAGAGTGGGTTAGAGGAATTGGCATTGATGAGGCAGTTGACTTGGCTGAAATGTTGCAACTGCAGTCCCAGGATTGGTTTTTGGGATACGTGGAGAGGTTCTTGGATGCTGATGTGGACACATCAGCCCTATCAGATAATGGTCAAATAGCAGGGATGTTGACTCAGCTCAAGAGTGTGAATGACTGGCTGGACAAGATTGGATCAAGCAAGGATGGAGGAGAATCACCCCATATTTCGGCTGAGACAACTGACAGGTTGAGAAAGAAGATCTACGAGTACCTCCTTACCCATGTTGAATCAGCTGCTGCTGCACTTGGTGGTGGTTCACAATTGTCACCACTATTCCAAACACAAGAAACCAAAGTTAGAAGGTGACATAATTTTAGCTTAAATACAAAAGTGGTGTTTGCATTTCACTGTGGTACAACCCCATGGCATCCTAGTTCAGTATATTTGTTCGTGTAAATATATCCTACATGGGTTTTGGGTATATATGGGGTAATTAGTTTTTAACAGgaaaaagaatttgaagagcatggatttttttattttcgtttGTTGGGTTTTGTTCGATGAAACAATACAAGATTGAAGCTATCCAGAAAAAGTTATCTTAACAATAGGTTCATTGCCGGGAGAACTGATGTGGAAAAGATAATTAAACATTGCTGTATTACAATGGATTTGAACATTCCTGTCTATCATATTTTAACGTGAGAAAATTAAACGATTCTCGTGAAAATACACATCATAAGTAGGAATAAAACTCTTCAATGCTTGCCTCTCGTTAAAAAACCATATAATGACTTTCTACTAATTTACTTCACTGGATAAGACCATCTCTGATATTTTAAAAGAGTAAAggaatattatatacagtcatgAGTTATGCAAATGTTGtatactttttttgaaaaagataggatttattattaaaaaattattattttttatgtagattctttatttactcaattttttaaaagagtgctaaattttatgattgcaaatatcattttctacaAGAGTAAATTATCCTTCACTCTAAATTTTATCATTCAAAATTAAACTAGAACTAACTTAATCTCAATGAAAGGCACAAGGTCTCGGGTGCAATTAGATAATGCAAAAAAGCGATGCAAGGGATGAAGCATAATTGAAGTaggatgaataaaaaaaagagggaaagaaGCGAATTGAGATGATGACATTGGATAAAGTTAGATAACGATCCTTAAAAATTAGATGATAGatcatcccttttttttttttttaactgcccttatagattttaaaattcaGCTATCTAGATCTTGATTAAAGGAAAACCAAGCATCAGACAAAACTTAGGAACTTGTTGCAAGGTTAAAACCCCTCAAAAGGCAGAAAATAAACCTTAACCAAAGTGGGAAACTCGAACGATCTGACCATCCACATCTACCTGAACTGAGCTTCCGTTAGCATGAAGATCTACTACGGATAATTTACCTAAAGAACTTGTTCACATTGACCACTATCGTGGACAACTAATATGGGACATGTTAACTTCGACTCAATTGATGTGAGAACTTTATAAATGGGAAGGTTCGTCACGATCTTGATTGATCTCCCTTGATCAAGATCAGAAGATACTACGACGTAGTGGTGGAATTTTATCTTATTAGAAGTCTCCTAAGGCAAATTCACAAAGTTATGGTTCTTGCACAAAACACTAATTATACGTCCCACCAAGGATTGTGGATATTTTCCACGAGCAAATATGGACAATCTTCTTTAGGTAGCAGGGCAGGAAATAGATTTACCAATGCTGACGGGGGTTGGTACCCCTCAGCTATAGGCAAGTTAAAGGGAAACCTCGAGTTTCCTCAAACATATCACCATTATTCATTTTCTACCCATGGATGTGTCTATGTTAGAGACCCAACCAGTTTTCCCCATTTGCTAACATCAAATGACTATTGATAGTAATCATGATTCATCAACAATACTCTGTTATGTGCTTGAAAGTTGAGTGGAATACAATGGAAGGCTGCTGTATCGAAGGTGAAGTGCAGA
This window of the Juglans regia cultivar Chandler chromosome 12, Walnut 2.0, whole genome shotgun sequence genome carries:
- the LOC108992448 gene encoding uncharacterized protein LOC108992448 isoform X1, with product MANLVPGVLLRLLQHMNTDIKVAGEHRSLLLQVVSIVPALAGGELFPNKGFYLKVSDSSHATYVSLPDEHDDLILSDKIQLGQFIHVDRLEAASPVPILRGVRPVPGRHPCVGSPEDIVATHSLGFLSNNSSPGLKSEKVKSAKKILRNNHVGEKEKVRLNGSVKEEKSDKKIGSFAKSKSQPTKPALSLDVKKESLARLKSLNSRSIPSSPTSCYSLPTSFEKFATGVKQQAEIKRAKLGVVEKANALRTASPLPSGRKVSIGNPIKTFVQGIELGAKALRKSWDGNMEVKSRESSKLRATKHDLKPDVRSSTPRLSTSSRISTSSRISTSSDRLPPKEENTVQSSARLSKGEVRVQMSPKKVSATLGVQEKVSKQTSAGKKSSEVSSNGLPGNMVKVSLTGRRLMDGSASWASLPSCLAKLGKEVMKNRDAAQLAAIEAIQEASAAENLLQCLSIYSELSTSAKEDNPQPSVEQFLTLHASLNNACMVADSLSKFRSGGASPDHEENLSEEALKLISNRRKHAASWVQAALATNLSLFSVFSKDPTLTRDAAPTPTQSQKAIPVNQPVLVLENSTKNTSAKSQGKARQAIGSKFAQGTPRRLGDVSSMSQKPQAQPPPEWVRGIGIDEAVDLAEMLQLQSQDWFLGYVERFLDADVDTSALSDNGQIAGMLTQLKSVNDWLDKIGSSKDGGESPHISAETTDRLRKKIYEYLLTHVESAAAALGGGSQLSPLFQTQETKVRR
- the LOC108992448 gene encoding uncharacterized protein LOC108992448 isoform X2; amino-acid sequence: MQIEGPEHGQSCSRCPPQASAAHEHRYKGCRRAQVVATSSCEHCSGACRRDKIQLGQFIHVDRLEAASPVPILRGVRPVPGRHPCVGSPEDIVATHSLGFLSNNSSPGLKSEKVKSAKKILRNNHVGEKEKVRLNGSVKEEKSDKKIGSFAKSKSQPTKPALSLDVKKESLARLKSLNSRSIPSSPTSCYSLPTSFEKFATGVKQQAEIKRAKLGVVEKANALRTASPLPSGRKVSIGNPIKTFVQGIELGAKALRKSWDGNMEVKSRESSKLRATKHDLKPDVRSSTPRLSTSSRISTSSRISTSSDRLPPKEENTVQSSARLSKGEVRVQMSPKKVSATLGVQEKVSKQTSAGKKSSEVSSNGLPGNMVKVSLTGRRLMDGSASWASLPSCLAKLGKEVMKNRDAAQLAAIEAIQEASAAENLLQCLSIYSELSTSAKEDNPQPSVEQFLTLHASLNNACMVADSLSKFRSGGASPDHEENLSEEALKLISNRRKHAASWVQAALATNLSLFSVFSKDPTLTRDAAPTPTQSQKAIPVNQPVLVLENSTKNTSAKSQGKARQAIGSKFAQGTPRRLGDVSSMSQKPQAQPPPEWVRGIGIDEAVDLAEMLQLQSQDWFLGYVERFLDADVDTSALSDNGQIAGMLTQLKSVNDWLDKIGSSKDGGESPHISAETTDRLRKKIYEYLLTHVESAAAALGGGSQLSPLFQTQETKVRR